The Rhodococcus antarcticus DNA segment GGGTGACGTCTGGGTGGAGGGTCAGCTCACCCAGGTCAACGCCCGCCCCGGCACGGCCACCGCGTTCCTCGTGCTGCGGGACCCGGCCGCCGACATCTCGCTCACCCTCACCTGCTCCCCGCGCCTGCTGACCGGCAGCCCGGTCCCGCTGACCGAGGGCAGCCGCGTCGTGGTGCACGGCAGCCCCACGTTCTTCGCCGGTCGGGGCACCTTCTCGCTCAAGGTGGACGCGATCCGCCCCGTCGGGATCGGCGAGCTCCTCGCCCGCCTCGAGCGCCTGCGCCAGCTGCTGGACGCCGAGGGCCTGTTCGACCCGCGAATGAAGCGGCCGCTGCCCTTCCTGCCCCGCACCGTGGGGCTCGTCACCGGCCGGGCCTCGGCGGCCGAGCGCGACGTGCTCAGCGTGGCAGCCCAGCGCTGGCCCGCCGTCCGCTTCGCAGTCCGCAACACCGCCGTGCAGGGGCCCACCGCCGTGCCGCAGATCCTCACCGCCCTGGCCGAGCTGGACGCCGACCCGCACGTCGACGTCATCGTCATCGCCCGTGGTGGCGGCAGCGTGGAGGACCTGCTGCCCTTCTCCGACGAGACGCTGTGCCGCGCGGTGGCCCGCTGCACCACCCCGGTGGTCAGCGCCATCGGCCACGAGCCGGACAACCCGCTGCTCGACCACGTCGCCGACGTCCGCGCCGCCACCCCCACCGACGCCGCCAAGCGGGTGGTGCCCGACGCCGTGGCGGAGACGGCCGGCGTCCGCGAGCTCCGGGCCCGCAGCCGGGCGGCCCTGGTGGCCTGGGTGCACCGCGAGGAGCGGGGGCTGGCCCAGCTGCGCAGCCGCCCCGTGCTCGCGGACCCGCTGCGCGCCCTCGACGCCCGTGCCGATGAGGTCCAGCGGCTGCGGACCACCGCGCGGCGCGACGTCCGGCGCCACCTCGACACCGCCGACACCGCGACCGCGCACCTGCGGGCCCGGCTGAGGACGCTCGGACCGGCCGCCACCCTGGCCCGGGGCTACGCGGTGGTGCAGCGGGTGGACGGCACCGGCGCGCACGTGCTGCGCTCCACGGCCGACGCCCCACCCGGCACCACGCTCCGCGTCCGGGTCGCCGACGGCGCGGTCCACGCGACCACCACGCTGACCACCGACCCACCGCCGACCCCCGCGGACGGCGCCCAGCAGCAGGAGGACCGATGACCGAGACCGCGGTGGCCGAGCTGGGCTACGAGCAGTGCCGCGACGAGCTCGTGGAGGTGGTGCGGGCGCTCGAGCAGGGCGGGCTCGACCTCGACGCCTCGCTCGCGCTGTGGGAGCGCGGAGAGGCCCTGGCCGCCCGGTGCGAGCAGCACCTGGCGGGGGCGAGGACACGGGTGGAGACGGCCCTGGCCGAGGCGGACGGCGCCGTCGGCTGAGGGCCTACCCCACCAGCGGCGGCTGGGCGAGCACCGCCGTGGCCAGCTGCGCGAACTCCGCGTCGGACCCGCTGCCGGTGATGAGCAGCCGAACGGGGCCCAGGTCGCTCACCCACGCCGACTCCGAGCCCTTCTTCGCGTAGACGTCCCAGGTGGCGCCCCCCACCACCATGGACCCGGACGCGCTGCTCCCGTCGAGGGTGTCGACCTCCTCCGGAACGAGCTGCTGCACCGTCGCGCTGCTCTGCGCCAGCTTCAGGTAGCTGCCACCCGAGGTGATGTACCCCACGCGCACCACCGTCCCTCCGGCCGTGCCGCCGATCTTCGCGTTCGAGCTGGAGTTGGCCACCCACCCGTCCGGCATCGCGGGCTCCCGGATCGGGTAGGACTCCGCGGCGGCGTCGTCGATGTAGATCTGGGCCGAGTCCACCGTGGGCGGAGGCGCTGCGGTGGGGCCGCCGGGGCTGAACGAGCACCCTCGGGCGAGGCCCGCGAGGGCCAGGCTGATGAGCACCAGCGGCACGATCGAGAGGATCAGGTCGTGCGAGTTCTGCAGGTGGCGGGGCTTGTCGGCGGGCACGACCCCATCCTCCCACCGTCCTGACGTGCCCCGCAGGGCTGCGCCGCCCCGGT contains these protein-coding regions:
- the xseA gene encoding exodeoxyribonuclease VII large subunit, translating into MTTPSTAEQPWPVRTVSLKVQQWISRLGDVWVEGQLTQVNARPGTATAFLVLRDPAADISLTLTCSPRLLTGSPVPLTEGSRVVVHGSPTFFAGRGTFSLKVDAIRPVGIGELLARLERLRQLLDAEGLFDPRMKRPLPFLPRTVGLVTGRASAAERDVLSVAAQRWPAVRFAVRNTAVQGPTAVPQILTALAELDADPHVDVIVIARGGGSVEDLLPFSDETLCRAVARCTTPVVSAIGHEPDNPLLDHVADVRAATPTDAAKRVVPDAVAETAGVRELRARSRAALVAWVHREERGLAQLRSRPVLADPLRALDARADEVQRLRTTARRDVRRHLDTADTATAHLRARLRTLGPAATLARGYAVVQRVDGTGAHVLRSTADAPPGTTLRVRVADGAVHATTTLTTDPPPTPADGAQQQEDR
- a CDS encoding exodeoxyribonuclease VII small subunit is translated as MTETAVAELGYEQCRDELVEVVRALEQGGLDLDASLALWERGEALAARCEQHLAGARTRVETALAEADGAVG
- a CDS encoding DUF4245 domain-containing protein; translated protein: MPADKPRHLQNSHDLILSIVPLVLISLALAGLARGCSFSPGGPTAAPPPTVDSAQIYIDDAAAESYPIREPAMPDGWVANSSSNAKIGGTAGGTVVRVGYITSGGSYLKLAQSSATVQQLVPEEVDTLDGSSASGSMVVGGATWDVYAKKGSESAWVSDLGPVRLLITGSGSDAEFAQLATAVLAQPPLVG